A region from the Acidobacteriota bacterium genome encodes:
- a CDS encoding ATPase, protein MSIEPEKSPKTKWVEIERYIQLGVLLPAATFVGWLIGHLLDAYFHTKWIYLVGLGFGIAAGFIQLFRVALKAGDD, encoded by the coding sequence ATGTCGATCGAACCCGAAAAATCGCCGAAAACTAAGTGGGTAGAAATTGAAAGGTATATTCAGCTGGGTGTGCTGCTGCCGGCGGCCACGTTCGTAGGGTGGCTGATTGGACACTTGCTCGATGCCTACTTCCATACGAAGTGGATCTATCTCGTCGGTCTCGGATTCGGAATTGCTGCCGGATTCATTCAACTCTTCCGGGTAGCGTTGAAGGCAGGCGATGACTGA
- a CDS encoding aminofutalosine synthase MqnE, with protein MSSTLPISASASSARHGFQTDDAHLRPIAEKVLAQERLSFEDGLWLYRSPDILAVGWLANHVRERLWRDTTFFNVNRHVNPTNVCVAACRLCAFGRKKDTDGAYTMALEEAWQTAASGYSEAVTEFHIVGGLHPDLPFQYFLDLISGLKERFPEVHLKAFTMVEVAFLAKRAKLTIRETLEKLKTAGVDSLPGGGAEIFNDRVRRVICDHKIDGDQWLDTARTAHEIGLKSNCTMLYGHVENEEDRVDHLVRLRDLQELTHGFQTFIPLAFHPDNTPLQHLPKTTGMSDIKQIAIGRLMLDNIPHIKAYWQMLTPKIAQVSLRFGADDLDGTVIEEKIYHDAGATTPQGMRRQELERLIREAGRVPVERDTLYRPVVRTEDSFTVAV; from the coding sequence ATGTCCAGCACGCTTCCGATTTCCGCATCAGCCTCTTCTGCCCGTCACGGCTTTCAAACTGACGACGCTCATCTGCGTCCCATTGCTGAAAAAGTACTCGCTCAGGAGCGGCTAAGTTTTGAGGACGGACTTTGGCTGTATCGCTCGCCAGACATTCTGGCGGTAGGCTGGCTTGCTAATCACGTCCGCGAAAGGTTGTGGCGCGATACGACATTCTTCAATGTGAATCGGCACGTTAATCCGACGAACGTTTGCGTGGCGGCTTGCCGGCTGTGTGCTTTTGGGCGAAAGAAGGATACAGACGGCGCTTACACCATGGCGCTGGAAGAAGCATGGCAAACCGCTGCCTCTGGTTACTCGGAAGCAGTCACCGAGTTCCACATTGTGGGCGGACTGCATCCTGATCTGCCGTTTCAATACTTTCTTGATCTAATTTCCGGGCTCAAGGAACGCTTTCCAGAGGTCCACCTAAAAGCCTTCACCATGGTGGAAGTGGCTTTCCTAGCCAAGCGCGCAAAGCTCACAATTCGCGAAACGCTAGAGAAATTGAAAACTGCGGGCGTAGATTCGTTACCTGGAGGCGGCGCAGAGATCTTCAATGATCGCGTGCGACGCGTAATCTGCGACCACAAGATCGATGGCGATCAATGGCTCGACACGGCACGCACCGCGCATGAAATTGGTTTGAAGTCGAACTGCACGATGCTCTACGGACATGTTGAAAATGAAGAAGACCGCGTTGACCATCTAGTGCGCTTGCGGGATCTGCAGGAACTGACGCATGGGTTCCAGACGTTCATTCCACTGGCATTTCATCCAGATAATACACCGTTGCAACATTTGCCAAAAACGACAGGAATGTCAGACATTAAGCAAATCGCGATCGGTCGTCTGATGCTCGACAACATTCCGCATATCAAAGCGTACTGGCAGATGCTCACCCCGAAGATTGCGCAGGTCTCACTTCGGTTCGGCGCTGACGATCTTGACGGTACAGTGATCGAAGAAAAGATCTACCACGATGCCGGTGCTACAACACCGCAAGGCATGCGTCGACAAGAGTTGGAGCGCCTGATCCGCGAAGCCGGACGGGTTCCAGTGGAGCGCGATACGTTGTATCGTCCCGTGGTTCGTACCGAAGACTCGTTCACTGTAGCCGTGTAA